The genomic stretch GGAAGACAAGTATTTGTAGAGTGCAATTGCGGAACTAAAAAACTTGTCTATACTCATACCCTCACCAACGGTAAATCAACAAACTGCGGTTGCGAAAGAAAAACCGAACCAATTCCAGTTGGAACCACTTTTGGTAGGTTAACTGTCATCTCTGAAATCGAAACCAAGGGAACAAGAGGTGAAACGCTAGTTCTTACTAAATGCAGTTGCGAAGCCAAGACTCAGAAATACATCAACAAAAGCAGCCTCAGAAGAGGATTGACGCAAAGTTGTGGATGTCTGCTCAGGGAAAACGGTAAAACCGAGAAAACTATCCACGGTAAGTGCAACAGCCACGAATACAACTCCTGGCAACATATCAAACGCCTTTGTTATAACAAAAATCACTATCAGTACAGATACTATGGTGGATGTGGTATCGAGGTTGATGCATCCTGGCGCAACAGCTTCACTCAGTTTTTAAAAGATATGGGTGAAGCACCTGAAGGAACAGTTATATCGCGCATAGACAACGAAGGTGATTTTGCCCCAGGTAATTGTTTGTGGATACCCAGAAAAGAACGCTACCGTCAGATACATTTTTCAAGAAGAAAAGAAAGTGTTCTTGTTCAATCTCCACACCAACTAGTTATTAAAAATAGGAAAATCGATCTCAACTTCCCACCAAATATTATTCAGGCAGTTATTCTAGCTCATGCTAGCGGAGAAGCTAATATGAGCAGGATGGCTATACAGCACAAAATTAGCACTCAAGATGCAATCAATATTATCTTGCATCATGGGTAAATTAGTTCAAATTTCAAAATTTTTAAGCGGTGTCTTTAAAGTTAGACACAGCAACTTTTATCACATGATTTATCTGATAGACTAGCACGTCAATTTTGGCGATGATGTAAAGAGAAAGCCCCACCCAATTCTGGTGAGGCGATTCCGTAATGGAACTGAAACTGTTCCATGCTTGTAAGTTTGGCTTAACCACCCCAAAAAGCTTGTACTGCAATATTTCCAATCTCGAAATATACATACGCTAGGGTGCGATCGCAACGTTCTGGTAGCAATCTTGTCTATAGATACTGCCAAATTAAATGAAACTGTTATTAGAAGTTATTTAATTAAAAATCCTAAGTCATGCCCAATCTTGATAATATGTTTTTCCTTCTCATTAGCAAAATTATCAAATGAATTATTCCAACTCATGTCATCCATCATAAGTATCCCACCTTCGCGCAAAAATTTGTACGATTCATTGCATTCAAACCACTGACATTCGTAGGAGTGCTCACTATCATGGATGAAAAAATCAATTTCTCCCAGTCTCGCCAATAATTCTGGTAACTTTTCCTGGCTTTTTCCTAATGTTAAATCCCACCTTATCTTTAAATGCTCAGGAATAGCCCATCCAGGTTCCTGGTCTTTAGGAATCACAGCACCGCGCTTACCTTCCCAAAAAGTTCCATCGTCATAATCCACTCCGGCAACTTCAGGGAAGTCTAAAGAGTAAAGTTGCCCCTTTTGATTTTTCGCTAGTGCTAGCAATATAAAAGCTGTTGAAAACCCATTACAAACTCCTGTTTCAACAGCAGTCTCTGGCTTGAGTTTTCTAAGGATAGAATAAAGATAGATCCCTTCTTCAAAGCCAATATCTGCTAATTCGTAATCAGAACCTCTGTACGTTCTTCCATGCACGGTTTGCCCGAACTCTTTTGCTCTCTCTTGGAGATCATCCAGCAGACCACTTTCATAAACCTCTTGCTTATATCCTTGAAGTTCTTTTTCATCTTTAAAGAAGTCTCGAATCAAGCCTTGATCGATCAAAGCAGTCACTAAAGCCTGTTTTTGTGTGCTAGAGCTTTTCATATTCATATCACTTTTTTCCTCATTAAATTCAGTTCCTGGCAATTCACTTGAATCAATTTTATATGAAAATTGTAATTTATTTACCATGACTTTCTCCACTTTCTCAGCTTGCTTCAAAGCCTTCATGTTTTGAAAAAGTCGCACTGATTTCTCGAAATAGTCATGAGATTGAGGAATATTAACTATCTTTCTGAAGGTTAGCCCCAAATGGTAGTAGGCTTCAGCCAAATCCCATTTAGCCCCTATATCTTCTAGTAATTTTATTGCTTCTAACAACTTTTTATTTGCGGTTTTGAAGTCGTTTTGTTCTAGAGCTAATGTTGCTAGACCAGTTAAAGCTTGAGCTTTTAATTGGGTGTAATAATTATCTTGAGCAAATGTAAAAGCTCTATTGTACATTTCTAAAGACTTTTCAGTCTTTCCTAAATTTCTATATGCTAAACCTAGAAAGGTTATTCTGTAACCAGTTCCCTGGACACCTAATCCAATTGAATCAAGTCCACGATAAACCCTTTCAGTATAATCATTCGCTTGTTGTAATTGCAAGCGAGAATACAAAAATGCCAAAGCAGACCGGGCTATTACTACAAATCTGTCTTCGTTCTCGTTATAAAATTCACCGCTATCATAACTACCAACAATTTCAAGTAAATCTTGTGCTTGTTCGTATTCTCCAAATGCTATTTGACAAAACCCTTGGTTAGTGAGAGAAGCTAATTTAAGATACATATGCTTGCACTCATCGGCTATTTCTCCTGATTTGACATAGTACTCTAGCGATATTTCGATATTCCCCTTTGATAAATGCAAGTCACCCAAGAGATTGTAAATTTTACCAAGGGGATATTCACGGGGAAGGTTACTGTTGTTGATAATTCGATCTGTAACCTCAAGCATTAATTCTAAAAGACCAAGCCGACAAAATGAATGGCCGAGAGAGTCTTCACTTAAGATTAACCTACTTAACCTACCTGTTAATTCATTATTTCTATTTTTAACAATGACCAGGCAAGCTGAATTAAAATCACCTATAGCTACATAATGATAATAAGCTTCTAGTGCTGTCAAGGCATCTTGTATAGTTTTAATAGTCTTAACACTGTCCGTCCAATATTTTGCTGCTTCGCGATTTGCTTTTTCCCAGTTTTCACTTATTTCCAGCTTTTCTATTGCCACTGCGCGAATCTCTGGATGCAACCAATATTTTCCATCAAGGAAGTCAACTAAACCGCGTTCACGCAAAGAGTGAACTACTCGGATTTTTTCTGCATCTGGAACATCCCACAATAAAGAGAATAGTCCTTCGCGTGTAAGAGCTATCTGCCTATCTTGATAACGAATGCATCCCAAACGACAAAGAAGGTTATAGGCATTTTGCATTCCTAGCTGTTGCAGACGATTGAACTGACTTACAATTAAATACTGTAATTCTGGCTTACCCAAAAAATCCCCCTGAGTTTCCTGCCAATACTGCTCTATACTGCTTGAATGATCTAGTTGAATCGCCCCGCAAAGGATTTCCATAGCTTTAGCATTACCCTGCCATTGCTCATGTATCTTAGAAAAATCCAAAGAATCTGTTGTAATATTGTGTCTGTGAAAATATTCTCTCCACGTTTCTATACTTAAACCCTGTAAAGTATGGCATCTAAATCTGATGTCACTCTCCCTCAGATATTCGCGGCAGGTAATGAGTGTGATAGATTGAACAGCAGGATTAGCCAAAATTCTCAATAGCCTTACATATTGGTTATGGGGCGAGATAAACCTGCCTTCTGCATCTAGAGCAGTTTCTAAGTTATCAATTAAAATGCCAATTCTTTTTGTTGTGTTTCGTAGTATTACTCTCAGCCGCTCTAGGTTGGTCATAAATTCTCCCCCAGGCTCCTCATTGAAGTTTAGTTGTAACCATTCCTCAACCACACGGGCTGCTGATTTGATCTCGTCTGTTTCTTTTCCTATCCAACATTCTAGGATCAAGTCGAAGCGTAAGACGAACTCCCAAGCCAGCTTGGTTTTCCCAACGCCCGGTTTACCGTGGAGCAGTATTACTTTCTCCCCTTGGTTAACAAATTCTTCAAGTTTTTTTATATCTTCATCGCGCCCCTTGAAACTTGGGTCTGGTGTTATTCTTGGGTAGAGATTATCTGACTCCTGATTCGCAGCAGTTCTGTCGCTTCCAAGATCATCAAGGCTCTCAGAGGTAATGACATTTGAGTCATCATTTGTTACATCAACTGTTTGTGCTTTGCTTGTGCTCTTGTTGGAAGTTGTACTCTTGCTAGAAGGAGTGCGGATATACTCTTTATAGTCTTTGCCATATATCGGTTCTGGTAAGTTAAGCGGGTCAAATAATCTCCGGATGCTCGATAATCTGACCCCCGCTCCGCCAGTTCTGATCCTTGAAACAGTCTCAGCAGATATACCAAACTCCGATGCCACTCTCTCGTTGGAACATCCCTTTCCAAACCTCTCAGATAATTTGCTCTCGACTTCTTTCCTTTTGCTGTCAGTCAGTATATAGCAGCTCATAAACATTTGGCAGATTTAACTTTGAGTTACTGATGTTCGGTACAAGCTTGGACGAAAGGCGGCTCTTTTAGTTGGTTTTCACATCTTAGCTTGAAAAGCTCATAGGTCTTGAATTTACATGATTTTGAAAATTTCTCAAAACTTACCGATCTTCAACCCGAACATCTATTGATAGCTCTTTTGGGAAGCCTTACTGTAGTCAGTAGTCAAACGCAAACGCACCGACTGAAAGCACACAAGTAAGACAAGCATTCAACAAAAGGGATATTGTTATACCACATTATCCAGACCTCTGACTTAAACTCAAAAGTCGTGCGCTTTGATACTCACTCACACCTGATTTTCTTAGCAAACATGATTATCAAACGTTTTTCAGTGATTGCAGTCACTTCAATCCTTACTTTCAGTGGACTAAGTGTAAACCTCCAAAATTTTAGCATTCAGCCGATGGCTGCTATTGCTCAGACAAAAGATTGTAACGCTGTTCGTAACGTCAACTTTTCCGCTAGAGCAGTTGAAGATGGTGTAAATATTCGGTCTGCTCCTTCTGCAAGCGCTTCTATTATCCGAATATCTGGGTCTAATGAAACCCTTAACTTTGATGCATGGACTTACGGCGATACTGTTGCAGATTATTGGACTAACCAATTAGATGCACGGTGGTATAAGCTTAGTGGAGAAAATGCTTGGGTTGCAAGTGCCGTAGTTGCTGGGAATGCGCCAAACTCGACACCAACTTGTAGTACTTCTAGTCCTTCTCCAAGTGGAACACCAGATTTCACTTTGCGAGTGTACCGTGAAGATAACCCATTTTGGCAAGCAGGGTATGCACCACAATCGACCAATCCTCTCAGCTCCCGATTAGGTGAGGCAAAGGGAAATTGCACCTGGTACGCTAATGGACGTGCTAAGGAACTAGGTCGCGATCCAGGTCTTGTAAATAGAATGTTGGGCAATGCATTTGAATGGGGTACCCAAGCCGCTAATGCTGGGATTCCAACATCAAACACACCTCAAATTGGCGCGATCGCTCAATGGGACAAAAGCTCAATGTACCCCTTGGGTCATGTAGCTGTAGTAGAAAAGATAAATTCAGACGGAACCATCCTGATTTCTGAATCGAGTTACTCACCGAACATTGGCAGCAAGTGGGACTTTTTGTACAGAACCAGAACAATCTCTGCTAATGAACCTAGCAGGTTTATTCTCCCCTAACCGGGATAATTGATACGGCAGTGGCTCTGGGAAAATTTTCCCAGATCTTTAGGTGCAGCGGCTTGCAATTATAATCACCTCGGCTCACAAAGGAGGGGTAGAGTTGACAAATTCGCCAACAGTGTCAAAGCGGCTATCCTCCGGTTCTAAATTTTTATTCCTCTCCAAACGAGGTCTGCACATCTCGCTAGATGCGGTCAGAAAGTTTTTAAAACGGACTGCTGTTACCACTGATATCTAGATTAAGGTATTAACCTAAGCCAGTCTGGCGACAGACTGGCTTAGCTCTTTTATCGCGCTTGTTGAAGAAAAATTTGCGATCCTTTGAACGTGAGGCTAACAGGTATTATTGAGAACCTCTATTTTGGATTACGCTTGCTTCTTCATTAGTGGGGCTAGAGCTTGAATGAGTAAAGCGCATGAACGAATTAAGATAGCTATAGCCAAAATGGTTTCTGTTTCAGTACCCCAAGAGCGAGATTGTATATTTGATTCTACGTGATTCGGGACAAGGATGGTTGGTTCGCCCGTTTGGATTGCCTGTTCGAGTTGAGATTGCATGATATTTCTCCCGTAAAAAATTTTGCTTTGGTATAAGGAGAAGCTTGTTAGCGCCAACTTTGCTTTCCATACTTTTAGAATGCCTAACCCAAACGGGCAAAAAATCCGCAGTTTCGGCTCATCCTTGCCACTGCTATCAAAAATGAGCCAAGATTGAACCTCAAAATTACTCCTGTAAAGTATATGTAGGAGAAGCGTCTCATTTTCATAAATCGGCTGGTACAGAATTCCGAAAAGCTAAAACTTGGATTAGTAGTTATTTAGGAATGTCTACACAAGCGAGAAGCACCCTATGGCGGTTACTCTCAAAGCATCGAAACAAGGTTTAGAAATTGTTGATAAAGCAAGACGAAAGAAAGGATGGAAAGCAACAGCTCCTGCTTGGTATGATGCTGCCAATACTTCAGTTGCAACCCTAAAGCGGTTTAGGCGAAGGATACCAATTGATAGAGATGTATTTGTTGCTATTTGTAAAGCTGTCGGGATAAATAACTGGGAAGTCATTGTCGATGATACTCCAATGCTCCAAGCAGATTCTCGACCAGACTTTTTTTCCTATGATGATGCTTGGGTAGGTCGAGAGCAGCTAGTTAACGAACTAAGTACAAAGCTTCGTGGTTCGTGTCGTCTTTTGCTAATCCTGGGACTGACGGGCATTGGTAAAACTGCCTTGGCAGAAAAATTGGCAGTAGAAATGCAAGACTGGTTCGGGGAGAACTGGAAGAATAGGTTCAAGCGAGCTAATTTTGACTACCAGGAAAAAAGCACAGAATTTGCCAGTGTCGCTAAGCAATGGCTAGAGGAATGGGGAGAGCGAATTTTACCAGAGGAACATAAGCCAGAACTATTGTTGCAAAGGTTGGTGGCATACCTGCGGCAACATCAGGTGTTAGTGCTAATTGATTCTCTAGAAAGACTGCTGACAGAAAATAAGGAAGAAGGCTGGGGTGATTTTGCTGATGAGTGGTGGGAAAAGTTCTTTCTCAGCTTATTGTCAGTAGAATCGTGTCAAAGCCGATTAATCATCACGTCCCAGGATCGCCCAGTCAAGTTGGTAAACGACCGTTGGAGAAATTTCTGGCATCAAGTAGTTTTATATGGATTAACTGAATCCGAGCAGGCGGCATTGTTTAAGACAACGGGATTAGATGTCAGCGATGATTCACTAAATCAACCTCTGCTGATACGAATTGGTAGAGCCTATAAAGGTCATCCTCTAGTTTTGCGGGTAATTATCGGGGAAATTTGGAGTGAGCCTTTTAATGGGGATGTGCAGGCATATTGGAATGATGAACGTGAAAATACACGTCAAAAGATAGAAGATGTGGAAAAAGCTTTAGCAGAAGCAGAGCAAGGAAAAACTTTGGGAGATAAAGATGAATGGGAGCTACATAAACTTACCCGTCAAGTTCGAGAAAAAGTTAATAAACAACGTTTGCAAATAGCATTTCAAAGATTGGCAAGAGATGTCAAGGACGCTTATATCTTACTGTGCGCTGCTTCAGTTTATCGCGCTCCTGAAAAGGAAGAGTTTTGGCTGAAGCATTTAGTTTACTGGCTAAAACGTTTAGAAAAACAAGATTGTGCTAAAAACAGACAAGATAGAGCTTTAGAGGAACTGGGTAACCGTTTCTTGGTTGAAGAATCATTGAATCATAATAAGAAGCGTGTTCTTGGGCAGCACAATTTAATTCGTAGTTTGGCAATAGAACACCGTAATCTATTGCTAAAAAGTTTAAAAACTGATACTTAGTCGTATGGCTAATAATTTTAAAGAAGCAGGAATTTTACTTTTTGCTAGTTGGAATATCAATTTAGAAGAAGTTCCAATTGAGCAACTTGACCATTACATAGCAGTAGAAAACTTCCTCACAGAAAAAGATGAGCCACTGCAAGATGCTCCCCCAATTAAACAAGTGCGTGGCTACCTAGAAGCGTTTCATCACCTCTGCGAGGTAGAAGATTGGGAAAGAGGCAGTAAAGTCCTTTTTACTCGTCTTGATACTCCAAGCAAGGAAGAATTACACTGTCAACTACAAACTTGGGGCTATGATAGCGAACTGATTGGTTTGTACAATAAAATGTTGGGCAAATTAAGTCTCAATCAGGAAGTCGTTTTTTCAATAAGTCTAGGTAGGTCTTACTCGGCTTTGGCACTGTATCGCCAAGCAATTAAGTATTATCAACAAGGTTTAGCCATTGCACAAAAAATAGGCGATCGCAATAGGGAAGGGATAGCAATAGGCAATCTGGGGGTTGTTTACAGGTTGCTGGGAGACTATCACCAAGCGATTGACTATCAGCAGCAGCGCTTAATTCTTTCAAGAGCCAATGCCGATCGTGTTGGCGAAGCAAGTGTAATGGGGAATCTGGGCAATATCTACTATTCAAAAGGAAACTACCACCAAGCTATTGATTATTATCAGCAGTGGTTATCGATTACACGGGAGATTGACGACCACTCTAGAGAAGGTAGGGCACTTAGTGGTCTGGGAATTGTCTATAAGTCTTTAGGAGACTATCACCAAGCGATTGAGTATTATCATCAATCCTTAGCTATTGCACGGAAGATTGGTGAACGCAAAGCAGAAGGGAAAACCCTAGGTAATATAGGTATTGCTTACAAGCACTTGGGTTATTACGAGCGAGCAATTGAGTATTACCATCAATCCTTAGCCATCGCACGCGAAATTGGCGATCGGGTATTAGAAGCTAATGCCTTAGGTAATATGGGCAGTGCTTGTAGGAACAGGGCTACTACGAGCGAGCGATTGAGTATCAGTTGCAACGGTTAGCAATCGCACGGGAAATTGGCGATCGCGCTGGGGAAGGAATTTCGCTAGGGAATTTGGGAAATGCTTACTACTGTCTAGAAAGTTATGCTAAAGCGGTTGAGTATCAGCAACAGAGTTTAAATATCTCACGGGAAATTGGCGATCGCTACGGCGAGGTAAACTCATTGTTATGTTTGGGAATATGTTATCATTCGCTTACAGATTACCTCCAAGCAATAGATTATTGTCAGCAAGGTTTGACTATTGCACGATTGATTGGTAATCCCCACATTGAGGGAAGGGCACTTTGTTGCTTGGGAGGTACTTTCATAAAACTTGAGCAATATTCACAAGCCCAAGAAAATTTGCAAGAAGCACTGGAGATTTGCGGAGAAATTGGCGAGCAATACACTAAAGCTTATGCTTTCAGAAACTTGGCAGAACTGTATCAAAAATTAGGCGATCGCACTCGTGCCCTTGAGTACTGCAATCAGGCTTTAGCCATCGCTACAAAGTTAGGTATACCGCTAGCACAAGAGTGTCAGGGGTTGGAAAAACAATTATTGAGTGAGGAAGCATAGGGCTAAATTGAGATGGTTACTAACTTTAAAGAACTAGGTAATGTACTTTTCGCTAGTTGGAATATCAATTTAGATGAAGTTCCAATTGAGCAACTTGACCATTATATAGCAGTAGAAAATTACCTGACGGATGAGGATGAGGCACCACCTGATGCTGATAATTTAGAGGAAGTAAGTTTTTACTTGCAAGCTTTTTATCATCTCAGCGAAGTGGAAGATTGGGAAAAAGCTAAGGCAATTGTTAGGATTCAACTTAGTACACCGACTAATGAAGAATTACACATTCAACTGGGAACTTGGGGTTACTACCAAGAGCAGATTGATCTGTGTAGTAGGCTCTTGGGCAAATTAGATACCAGAACAGATTCTACTTGTTTGAATACCTTGGGTATGGCTTATGACTCTCTAAGTAATTACCCTCAAGCCCTTCAATATTACGATCGGGATTTAATACTTGCAAGGGCAATCAATGACCGACGAGGAGAAGGGACAACATTAGGAAATTTAGGTAATGCTTACTATTCTTTGAATAATTATTCTCAAGCTATTGAATGCTTTCAGCAGGCTTTGCTGATTGCACAGGAAATTGGTGACCAACCAGGGCAAGGGAATGCTCTTGGAAATTTGGGTAATGCTTACGATTCTATAGGTAACTATGCCCAAGCAATTGAATACCACAATCAATCATTAACCATAGCGCAAGAAATTGGGGATCTTAAAGCGGAAGGAAGAGCGTTAGGGGGTCTAGGGTGCGCTTACCGCCATTTGAGTAATTATACTGAAGCTATTAAATGTCACCAACAGTATTTGGAGATTGCCCAGAAGATTAGCGATCGCGAAGCAGAAGGAATTGCGCTAGGAAATTTAGGCAACGTTTATGATAATCTAGGTAACCATTCCCAAGCTATTAAGTATCATCAACAACATTTAGATATTTCAAGAGAAATCAAAAATCGCTGGCAAGAGGGGAATGCACTGGCGAATTTAGGTCTTGCTCATTATTCGCTTGGTAACTATTTCCAATCTATTAAATATCATCAACAAGCTTTAGAGATAGCGAGAGAAATCGGAGATCGTGAAGGCGAAGGGAATGCTTTTGGAAATTTAGGTCTTGTTTGCTACTCTCAATGTAATTATTCTCAGGCTATCGAATACCATCAGCAACATTTAGATATTTCAAGAGAAATTGGTAGTACTCAAGGAGAAGCAAACGGCATAGGAAATATTAGTAATACTTACTACTTTATGGGGGAGTACTTAAAAGCCCTTGAATATACTCAACAACATTTAGAAATTACTCGGCGAATTAGTGATTGTCGAGGAGAAGGAACGGCATTACTTAACTTAGGTAATATTTATGATGCTCTAGGAGAGGTTGATAAAGCAGTTCAGGCATATCATCAGAGTTTAGAAATTGCTAGACACATTGGGAATCGCGAGGAAGAAGGGAGGACGTTATGTAATTTGGGCATTACCATAGTCCAAATTGGTCAGTATACAGAAGCTTTGGAATATTTACAAACTGCTCTAAATATTGTTAGGGAAACTGGTGAGCGCCCTACTGAAGCCATCATTCTTTATAACTTGGTAGAAGTTTACCAGAAATTAGGTCATCAAAATATGGCTAAGGAGTCTTGCGATAAAGCTTTGAAAATTGCTACAGAGTTAAATTTACCAGATTTGCATGAATACCAAGAGTTAAAAGAAAAATTCTTCAGTTATAAAGTATAGGTTTGAATTAAGATGGCGATTAATTTACAAGATCCTGGAAAATTGCTTTGTGCAGAATGGAACATCAATTTAGATGAAATTCCAATGGAGAAACTTGACCATTACATAGCAGTAGAAAACTTCCTCACGGAAGAAGATGAAATACTGCCAGATGCTCTCCCAATTGAGCAAGTGCATGGCTACTTGGAAGCGTTTCACCATCTTTGTGAAGCGGAAGATTGGGAAAAAGCTAGCGAAATCACATTTCTTCGCCTCAATACTTCTACCAATGAAGAACTCCACCAGCAACTAGAAACTTGGAGTTACTATAGCGAACGTTTGAGCATATATAACCGTCTTGTAGGTAAGTTAAATCCTAATTTAAACGCTATTA from Scytonema hofmannii PCC 7110 encodes the following:
- a CDS encoding class I SAM-dependent methyltransferase; its protein translation is MASEFGISAETVSRIRTGGAGVRLSSIRRLFDPLNLPEPIYGKDYKEYIRTPSSKSTTSNKSTSKAQTVDVTNDDSNVITSESLDDLGSDRTAANQESDNLYPRITPDPSFKGRDEDIKKLEEFVNQGEKVILLHGKPGVGKTKLAWEFVLRFDLILECWIGKETDEIKSAARVVEEWLQLNFNEEPGGEFMTNLERLRVILRNTTKRIGILIDNLETALDAEGRFISPHNQYVRLLRILANPAVQSITLITCREYLRESDIRFRCHTLQGLSIETWREYFHRHNITTDSLDFSKIHEQWQGNAKAMEILCGAIQLDHSSSIEQYWQETQGDFLGKPELQYLIVSQFNRLQQLGMQNAYNLLCRLGCIRYQDRQIALTREGLFSLLWDVPDAEKIRVVHSLRERGLVDFLDGKYWLHPEIRAVAIEKLEISENWEKANREAAKYWTDSVKTIKTIQDALTALEAYYHYVAIGDFNSACLVIVKNRNNELTGRLSRLILSEDSLGHSFCRLGLLELMLEVTDRIINNSNLPREYPLGKIYNLLGDLHLSKGNIEISLEYYVKSGEIADECKHMYLKLASLTNQGFCQIAFGEYEQAQDLLEIVGSYDSGEFYNENEDRFVVIARSALAFLYSRLQLQQANDYTERVYRGLDSIGLGVQGTGYRITFLGLAYRNLGKTEKSLEMYNRAFTFAQDNYYTQLKAQALTGLATLALEQNDFKTANKKLLEAIKLLEDIGAKWDLAEAYYHLGLTFRKIVNIPQSHDYFEKSVRLFQNMKALKQAEKVEKVMVNKLQFSYKIDSSELPGTEFNEEKSDMNMKSSSTQKQALVTALIDQGLIRDFFKDEKELQGYKQEVYESGLLDDLQERAKEFGQTVHGRTYRGSDYELADIGFEEGIYLYSILRKLKPETAVETGVCNGFSTAFILLALAKNQKGQLYSLDFPEVAGVDYDDGTFWEGKRGAVIPKDQEPGWAIPEHLKIRWDLTLGKSQEKLPELLARLGEIDFFIHDSEHSYECQWFECNESYKFLREGGILMMDDMSWNNSFDNFANEKEKHIIKIGHDLGFLIK
- a CDS encoding tetratricopeptide repeat protein, yielding MVTNFKELGNVLFASWNINLDEVPIEQLDHYIAVENYLTDEDEAPPDADNLEEVSFYLQAFYHLSEVEDWEKAKAIVRIQLSTPTNEELHIQLGTWGYYQEQIDLCSRLLGKLDTRTDSTCLNTLGMAYDSLSNYPQALQYYDRDLILARAINDRRGEGTTLGNLGNAYYSLNNYSQAIECFQQALLIAQEIGDQPGQGNALGNLGNAYDSIGNYAQAIEYHNQSLTIAQEIGDLKAEGRALGGLGCAYRHLSNYTEAIKCHQQYLEIAQKISDREAEGIALGNLGNVYDNLGNHSQAIKYHQQHLDISREIKNRWQEGNALANLGLAHYSLGNYFQSIKYHQQALEIAREIGDREGEGNAFGNLGLVCYSQCNYSQAIEYHQQHLDISREIGSTQGEANGIGNISNTYYFMGEYLKALEYTQQHLEITRRISDCRGEGTALLNLGNIYDALGEVDKAVQAYHQSLEIARHIGNREEEGRTLCNLGITIVQIGQYTEALEYLQTALNIVRETGERPTEAIILYNLVEVYQKLGHQNMAKESCDKALKIATELNLPDLHEYQELKEKFFSYKV
- a CDS encoding tetratricopeptide repeat protein; the protein is MQRLAIAREIGDRAGEGISLGNLGNAYYCLESYAKAVEYQQQSLNISREIGDRYGEVNSLLCLGICYHSLTDYLQAIDYCQQGLTIARLIGNPHIEGRALCCLGGTFIKLEQYSQAQENLQEALEICGEIGEQYTKAYAFRNLAELYQKLGDRTRALEYCNQALAIATKLGIPLAQECQGLEKQLLSEEA
- a CDS encoding AAA family ATPase, producing the protein MAVTLKASKQGLEIVDKARRKKGWKATAPAWYDAANTSVATLKRFRRRIPIDRDVFVAICKAVGINNWEVIVDDTPMLQADSRPDFFSYDDAWVGREQLVNELSTKLRGSCRLLLILGLTGIGKTALAEKLAVEMQDWFGENWKNRFKRANFDYQEKSTEFASVAKQWLEEWGERILPEEHKPELLLQRLVAYLRQHQVLVLIDSLERLLTENKEEGWGDFADEWWEKFFLSLLSVESCQSRLIITSQDRPVKLVNDRWRNFWHQVVLYGLTESEQAALFKTTGLDVSDDSLNQPLLIRIGRAYKGHPLVLRVIIGEIWSEPFNGDVQAYWNDERENTRQKIEDVEKALAEAEQGKTLGDKDEWELHKLTRQVREKVNKQRLQIAFQRLARDVKDAYILLCAASVYRAPEKEEFWLKHLVYWLKRLEKQDCAKNRQDRALEELGNRFLVEESLNHNKKRVLGQHNLIRSLAIEHRNLLLKSLKTDT
- a CDS encoding tetratricopeptide repeat protein, translated to MANNFKEAGILLFASWNINLEEVPIEQLDHYIAVENFLTEKDEPLQDAPPIKQVRGYLEAFHHLCEVEDWERGSKVLFTRLDTPSKEELHCQLQTWGYDSELIGLYNKMLGKLSLNQEVVFSISLGRSYSALALYRQAIKYYQQGLAIAQKIGDRNREGIAIGNLGVVYRLLGDYHQAIDYQQQRLILSRANADRVGEASVMGNLGNIYYSKGNYHQAIDYYQQWLSITREIDDHSREGRALSGLGIVYKSLGDYHQAIEYYHQSLAIARKIGERKAEGKTLGNIGIAYKHLGYYERAIEYYHQSLAIAREIGDRVLEANALGNMGSACRNRATTSERLSISCNG
- a CDS encoding CHAP domain-containing protein, translating into MIIKRFSVIAVTSILTFSGLSVNLQNFSIQPMAAIAQTKDCNAVRNVNFSARAVEDGVNIRSAPSASASIIRISGSNETLNFDAWTYGDTVADYWTNQLDARWYKLSGENAWVASAVVAGNAPNSTPTCSTSSPSPSGTPDFTLRVYREDNPFWQAGYAPQSTNPLSSRLGEAKGNCTWYANGRAKELGRDPGLVNRMLGNAFEWGTQAANAGIPTSNTPQIGAIAQWDKSSMYPLGHVAVVEKINSDGTILISESSYSPNIGSKWDFLYRTRTISANEPSRFILP